From Aedes albopictus strain Foshan chromosome 1, AalbF5, whole genome shotgun sequence, one genomic window encodes:
- the LOC134289518 gene encoding uncharacterized protein LOC134289518, which yields MWDQEIDGDQQESWRRWTEALKQIQTVKIPRCYFPNATSEHYRRLQLHIFVDASEVAYAAVAYFRIVDPKGAIRCILVAAKTKVAPLKPMSIPRLELQAAVLGSRLLRFAQESHNVTVTQRFLWSDSSTVLAWLKSDPRKYKQYVACRIGEILEVTEVSEWQWIPSKQNPADLATKWGNGPSMDAEGVWFTGPPFLLQPELEWPKHNKLFQQTTEEELRVCNVHCEAVKMSSVIDWERFSKWERLHRAMAYVHRYINNLERRCHGGRTANGHLTQAELRQAETTLIKMAQREEFQAEMAILIRNRDRSTAEQLNLDKSSILYHLSPFIDELGILRQEGRIGAAQYASIEMKYPAVLPRNHRITMLILDCYHRQYQHGNAETVVNEIRQRYHVAQLRALVRKISSSCLACRVMKAAPRVPRMAALPPARLAAFVRPFTYVGLDFFGPIHVKVGRGSAKRWIALFTCLTIRAVHCEVVCSLSTDACIKSIRRFVSRRGAPAEIFSDNGSNFQGTARVLMAQIQQGLAATVTSTTTRWVFIPPASPHMGGAWERMVRSVKQAMFSAYHSDRKLDDESLLTFVAEAEAIVNSRPLTYLPLDSEESEALTPNHFLLGSSRGILQPVAEPTDCSAAVRSSFSMIQHQLDCFWRRWIREMLPTLTKRTKWFQEERPITVGDLVLIVDAGKRNDWTRGRILEVIPGSDGRIRQAVVRTAGGLLRRSVAKLAVLNIEHSGKTGTGGQCYGGEDVAAGSTASDTHTAGPARPKRNVIPTDPSTVNEEE from the coding sequence ATGTGGGATCAAGAAATTGATGGAGATCAACAGGAAAGCTGGCGAAGATGGACCGAAGCGCTGAAACAGATACAAACGGTGAAGATTCCACGATGTTATTTCCCTAACGCTACATCTGAGCACTACCGTCGACTACAGTTACACATTTTCGTGGATGCGAGCGAGGTCGCATATGCGGCTGTCGCTTATTTCCGTATTGTCGATCCAAAAGGAGCGATACGCTGTATTTTGGTGGCAGCAAAGACCAAAGTAGCCCCACTGAAACCAATGTCAATACCCCGCTTGGAACTGCAAGCAGCTGTACTTGGATCTAGATTGCTACGCTTTGCACAAGAATCTCATAACGTAACCGTGACGCAGCGGTTCTTGTGGTCGGACTCATCAACTGTTTTGGCCTGGTTGAAATCGGATCCTCGCAAGTATAAGCAGTATGTGGCCTGTAGGATTGGTGAAATTCTGGAGGTAACGGAGGTGAGTGAGTGGCAATGGATCCCGTCGAAGCAGAACCCAGCGGATTTAGCAACGAAATGGGGAAATGGACCAAGCATGGATGCCGAAGGAGTATGGTTCACTGGGCCGCCATTTCTTTTACAACCCGAACTAGAATGGCCGAAGCACAACAAGCTGTTTCAACAAACTACCGAAGAGGAGTTACGCGTTTGCAACGTTCATTGTGAAGCTGTCAAGATGTCATCGGTGATCGATTGGGAGCGATTCTCAAAGTGGGAGCGGCTGCACAGAGCGATGGCGTACGTACACAGATACATAAATAACCTGGAACGACGGTGTCACGGTGGACGAACAGCTAACGGTCACCTTACTCAAGCTGAATTGCGCCAAGCTGAAACAACGTTGATTAAGATGGCACAGCGAGAAGAATTTCAAGCAGAGATGGCGATTCTGATACGCAACCGCGATAGATCAACAGCCGAGCAGCTCAATCTGGACAAAAGCAGCATATTGTATCATCTGTCACCCTTCATCGACGAGTTGGGAATCCTAAGGCAGGAAGGGAGAATCGGCGCTGCACAGTATGCAAGCATCGAAATGAAGTACCCAGCTGTTCTACCAAGAAACCATAGGATCACGATGCTGATTTTGGATTGCTATCATCGACAATATCAACACGGCAACGCAGAAACTGTAGTAAACGAAATCAGGCAGCGATACCACGTGGCACAATTAAGAGCACTAGTTCGAAAAATCAGTAGTAGTTGTCTAGCCTGCCGAGTGATGAAGGCAGCTCCTCGCGTGCCCCGCATGGCGGCTCTTCCTCCCGCTCGCTTGGCGGCATTTGTTAGACCGTTTACATACGTGGGATTGGATTTCTTTGGACCTATACATGTAAAGGTAGGGCGAGGAAGTGCTAAGAGATGGATAGCACTCTTCACTTGCCTTACGATCCGAGCAGTACATTGTGAAGTCGTTTGCAGTCTCTCTACTGATGCCTGTATCAAGTCAATTCGTCGTTTTGTAAGTCGTCGTGGTGCGCCTGCGGAAATATTTTCGGATAACGGCAGCAACTTTCAAGGAACGGCGCGAGTGTTGATGGCCCAGATTCAACAAGGACTTGCGGCGACGGTGACAAGTACAACGACAAGATGGGTATTCATTCCTCCAGCGTCCCCACACATGGGGGGCGCTTGGGAGCGCATGGTGCGCTCCGTGAAGCAAGCGATGTTTAGTGCGTATCATTCGGATCGGAAGCTAGATGATGAATCTCTGTTAACGTTCGTTGCCGAGGCCGAAGCTATTGTCAACAGTCGACCTTTAACTTACCTACCCTTGGATTCGGAGGAAAGCGAAGCCCTAACCCCCAACCATTTCCTCCTGGGCAGCTCAAGAGGTATTCTACAACCAGTTGCCGAACCAACGGATTGTTCAGCGGCTGTGCGAAGCTCGTTCAGCATGATCCAACACCAGCTGGACTGTTTCTGGAGACGCTGGATTAGAGAAATGCTGCCAACGTTGACGAAGAGAACCAAATGGTTCCAAGAGGAAAGGCCAATAACGGTTGGAGATTTGGTTTTGATTGTGGATGCTGGCAAGAGGAATGACTGGACCAGGGGACGCATATTGGAAGTTATACCAGGAAGCGACGGGCGAATACGACAGGCCGTCGTGAGAACTGCGGGGGGATTACTGCGTAGATCGGTAGCAAAATTGGCTGTACTGAATATTGAGCATAGTGGTAAAACTGGGACCGGtggccagtgttacgggggggaggATGTTGCCGCTGGGAGCACTGCCTCAGATACGCATACTGCAGGGCCAGCCCGACCGAAACGGAATGTCATTCCGACAGATCCGTCAACTGTCAACGAAGAGGAGTAG